One region of Chryseobacterium sp. C-71 genomic DNA includes:
- a CDS encoding DegT/DnrJ/EryC1/StrS aminotransferase family protein has protein sequence MKKIQMVDLQSQYYKIKNDVDNAVLNVMDSAAFINGPEVKSFQNELETYLDVKHVIPCANGTDALQIALMALDLQEGDEIITADFTFAATVEVIHLLKLKSVLVDVDYDTFTISTEQIRKAITPKTKAIIPVHIFGQCANMEEILKIAEEHNLFVIEDNAQAIGSQFTFSDGTVRDAGTMSTVGTTSFFPSKNLGCYGDGGAIFTNNDDLAHRLRGIVNHGMYERYYHDEVGVNSRLDSLQAAILRKKLPNLDSYNDARRKAADYYDEAFAGNENILTPKRAEYSTHVFHQYTLRVLNGKRNELQKFLTEKEVPAMIYYPVALRKQKAYFQESNDADFVNTDKLLDQVISLPMHTELDEEQLKYITDAVLEFMR, from the coding sequence ATGAAAAAAATACAGATGGTTGACTTGCAAAGTCAGTACTACAAAATAAAAAATGATGTAGATAATGCGGTTCTTAATGTGATGGATTCTGCAGCATTCATCAACGGTCCTGAAGTAAAATCTTTCCAAAACGAATTGGAGACTTATCTTGATGTAAAACACGTAATTCCTTGTGCAAATGGAACCGATGCTTTACAAATTGCTTTAATGGCACTCGATTTACAAGAAGGCGATGAAATAATTACAGCTGATTTTACTTTTGCAGCAACCGTAGAGGTAATTCATTTACTTAAATTAAAATCTGTTTTGGTAGATGTAGATTATGATACTTTTACGATTTCTACAGAACAAATCAGAAAAGCGATTACTCCAAAAACTAAAGCGATTATTCCGGTTCATATTTTCGGTCAATGTGCGAATATGGAGGAGATTTTGAAGATTGCTGAAGAACATAATTTATTTGTTATCGAAGATAATGCGCAGGCAATCGGCTCTCAGTTTACATTTTCAGACGGAACTGTAAGAGATGCAGGAACGATGTCTACGGTAGGGACGACTTCTTTTTTTCCATCTAAAAACTTAGGTTGTTACGGCGATGGTGGTGCGATTTTTACCAACAATGATGATTTAGCACACCGTTTAAGAGGTATCGTAAACCACGGGATGTACGAAAGATATTATCATGATGAGGTGGGTGTCAACTCTAGATTAGATAGCCTCCAGGCAGCAATTTTAAGAAAAAAACTTCCCAATCTTGATTCTTACAACGATGCAAGAAGAAAAGCTGCTGATTATTATGATGAAGCTTTTGCCGGAAACGAAAATATTTTAACTCCAAAAAGAGCCGAATATTCAACACACGTCTTTCATCAATATACTTTAAGAGTTTTAAATGGAAAACGTAACGAATTGCAGAAATTTTTAACTGAAAAAGAAGTTCCTGCAATGATTTATTATCCGGTAGCTTTACGAAAGCAAAAAGCCTATTTTCAGGAAAGTAATGATGCAGATTTTGTGAATACAGACAAGCTTTTGGATCAGGTAATTTCACTTCCGATGCATACAGAATTAGACGAAGAACAGTTGAAGTATATTACGGATGCTGTTTTGGAGTTTATGAGATAA
- a CDS encoding adenylyltransferase/cytidyltransferase family protein, whose translation MKTERIGITFSSFDLLHAGHIKMLEEAKTVCDYLIVGLQIDPSHDRPTKNKPTQTIVERYIQLKAVNAVDEIIPYYTEEDLEDILKSFVIDVRIIGDDYMDRDFTGKKYCEEKGIDIFYNKRDHRFSSSDLRKRIYEAEMSKMSK comes from the coding sequence ATGAAGACCGAAAGAATAGGAATTACATTTTCCTCATTTGATTTATTACACGCAGGGCACATCAAAATGTTGGAGGAGGCAAAAACAGTTTGTGATTATCTGATTGTAGGACTGCAGATTGATCCTTCTCACGACAGACCTACAAAAAATAAGCCCACTCAGACCATAGTTGAAAGATATATTCAGTTAAAAGCTGTCAATGCCGTGGACGAAATTATTCCTTATTATACAGAAGAAGATTTGGAAGATATATTGAAATCTTTTGTGATCGACGTGAGAATTATAGGAGACGATTACATGGACCGAGATTTTACCGGAAAAAAATACTGCGAAGAAAAAGGTATTGATATTTTTTATAACAAAAGAGATCACCGCTTTTCATCAAGCGATCTAAGGAAAAGAATCTACGAAGCCGAAATGTCAAAAATGTCAAAATAA
- the mltG gene encoding endolytic transglycosylase MltG, translating to MKKAILIIVLLILAVAGFFGFKFYKKYYGSNVQKDGYVLIPHGAEFKQILDSITPHIDNKEAFIDVAKDKSMDQYFKPGRYHFQKGASNTVLVNMIKAGNQTANSFRIGDFGDIYQMVGKVSKKTELDSLKFVNDLNKIASEKGYNNAEDLKKYFFIDTYNFFWTVTPQEFFKKFEDQYNEFWTADRKAKEQKSGLSREQIYSLASIVYKESGGKPDEMKTIAGLYLNRFRKGMKLQSDPTVIYAINKQTNFKEPIKRVLYKHLTTPSPYNTYANAGIPPGPICVVDKNSVDAILDAENNSYIFMCADPARMGYHKFTDSAEEHVINAKAYQDWLNSKNIK from the coding sequence ATGAAAAAAGCTATTCTCATTATCGTACTACTTATTCTTGCTGTGGCAGGATTTTTTGGTTTTAAATTTTACAAAAAATATTACGGAAGCAACGTACAGAAAGATGGGTATGTTTTGATTCCGCATGGGGCAGAATTTAAGCAGATCTTAGATTCAATCACTCCTCATATTGATAATAAAGAAGCATTCATTGATGTTGCAAAAGATAAGTCGATGGATCAGTATTTCAAACCCGGTCGTTATCATTTTCAAAAAGGAGCCAGCAATACGGTTCTTGTGAATATGATTAAAGCAGGAAATCAAACCGCAAATTCTTTCAGAATCGGAGATTTCGGAGATATTTATCAGATGGTTGGGAAAGTTTCTAAAAAAACGGAACTTGATTCTTTAAAATTCGTGAATGATTTAAATAAAATTGCTTCTGAAAAAGGGTACAATAATGCTGAAGATCTTAAAAAATACTTTTTTATTGACACTTACAATTTCTTCTGGACGGTAACACCACAAGAGTTCTTCAAAAAATTTGAAGATCAGTATAACGAATTCTGGACTGCCGATCGAAAAGCTAAAGAACAAAAATCCGGATTATCAAGAGAACAGATTTATTCGCTGGCATCTATTGTTTACAAGGAATCCGGAGGAAAACCTGACGAAATGAAAACCATTGCAGGATTATATCTAAACCGTTTCAGAAAAGGAATGAAATTGCAGTCTGATCCTACGGTAATTTATGCGATAAACAAGCAAACCAATTTCAAAGAGCCTATCAAACGAGTTTTATACAAACATCTTACTACTCCATCGCCATACAATACGTATGCAAATGCAGGAATTCCTCCGGGACCGATTTGTGTAGTTGATAAAAACTCTGTGGATGCTATTTTGGATGCAGAAAACAACTCTTATATTTTTATGTGTGCAGACCCTGCGAGAATGGGCTATCACAAATTTACAGACAGTGCAGAAGAGCATGTCATCAACGCTAAAGCGTATCAGGATTGGCTCAATTCAAAAAATATCAAATAG
- a CDS encoding S8/S53 family peptidase — MKKLLLFCFLTGYGLSNAQTELVFVYFNDKPNKAAFYANPLSELTQKALNRRTALGIALNDQDAPIEQSYIQNLQNLGFTITDYSKWLNGVAVTVNQAQVNLIKAQPFVQSVESFAKNSSLILKTQHFNKWESFEQNQKTLTSFDYGSGSAQIDQINLRPLHLAGYTGTGVTIAVIDTGFPTVNTGTAFSRLWTNNKIKGGYDFVTKTTNIYESTLNNHGTVVLGAIGGYIQDSFVGSAPDADFYLYRSENTAVEVPEEELYWIEAAEEADRKGVDIITASLGYNIFDDPKYNYTYAQMNGTTSFIARASQIAVNKGIFVLIAAGNSGQQPWHYILTPADNAQVFSIGSVDSAGLSSGFSSFGPNSSGIIKPDASARGSAATTVNNNSTISVTGTSIATPIAAGGVACLIQAFPTMNRNMMRTQLRQTASLFPSHTDQMGYGILNFGSLYNSVLNTSELVKKEKLVIFPNPVKSILNIATEGDVSSLEVYDNLGRFIFKSTNQKSVNVQDFAKGTYYLKIQVKNKVYYEKFLKD; from the coding sequence ATGAAAAAACTTTTATTATTTTGTTTTCTAACGGGTTATGGATTGAGTAATGCACAAACCGAATTAGTTTTTGTTTATTTTAATGACAAACCAAATAAAGCAGCATTCTATGCGAATCCTCTGTCAGAGCTCACCCAAAAAGCATTGAATAGAAGGACTGCTTTGGGAATTGCTCTCAATGATCAGGATGCACCCATCGAACAATCATACATTCAAAATCTTCAGAATTTAGGATTTACCATCACAGATTATTCTAAATGGCTGAACGGAGTTGCTGTAACTGTAAACCAAGCTCAGGTTAATTTGATTAAAGCACAGCCTTTTGTACAATCTGTAGAAAGTTTCGCTAAAAACTCTTCTTTGATTTTAAAGACCCAACACTTTAATAAATGGGAAAGCTTTGAACAAAATCAAAAAACTTTAACATCTTTTGATTACGGATCTGGTTCTGCTCAGATTGACCAAATCAATCTGCGACCGCTTCACCTCGCCGGATATACAGGAACAGGTGTTACCATTGCGGTTATCGACACAGGTTTCCCTACCGTAAATACCGGCACTGCCTTCTCAAGATTATGGACCAATAATAAGATTAAAGGCGGCTACGATTTTGTCACAAAAACTACAAATATCTACGAAAGCACATTAAATAACCATGGAACGGTGGTTTTAGGAGCTATTGGCGGATATATTCAGGATAGTTTTGTGGGGTCTGCGCCAGATGCTGATTTTTATTTATACCGAAGCGAAAATACAGCTGTAGAAGTTCCGGAAGAGGAATTGTATTGGATTGAAGCAGCCGAAGAAGCAGACAGAAAAGGTGTAGACATTATTACAGCATCTCTTGGTTACAATATTTTTGATGACCCAAAATACAATTACACTTATGCTCAAATGAACGGAACTACTTCTTTCATTGCAAGAGCGAGCCAAATTGCAGTGAACAAAGGAATTTTTGTTTTAATTGCAGCAGGAAATTCAGGACAACAGCCTTGGCATTATATTTTGACTCCTGCAGATAATGCACAAGTTTTTAGTATTGGTTCAGTGGATTCTGCGGGACTTTCTTCTGGATTTTCATCTTTCGGACCCAATTCTTCAGGAATTATCAAACCTGATGCGAGTGCGAGAGGATCAGCAGCTACAACGGTGAATAATAATTCTACAATCTCTGTTACAGGAACTTCTATTGCAACACCTATTGCTGCTGGCGGAGTTGCTTGTTTAATTCAAGCTTTCCCAACAATGAATAGAAATATGATGAGAACACAATTAAGACAAACAGCTTCTTTGTTTCCGAGTCATACAGATCAAATGGGATATGGAATTTTAAATTTTGGAAGTTTATACAACTCTGTTTTAAACACTTCCGAATTGGTGAAGAAGGAAAAATTGGTCATCTTCCCAAACCCTGTAAAATCTATTTTAAATATTGCAACTGAAGGTGATGTTTCATCTCTTGAAGTGTATGATAATCTTGGAAGATTTATTTTTAAATCAACAAATCAAAAATCTGTCAATGTGCAGGATTTTGCAAAAGGAACTTACTACCTAAAAATTCAGGTTAAGAATAAGGTTTATTATGAGAAATTTTTGAAAGATTAA
- a CDS encoding TonB-dependent receptor domain-containing protein, with product MNQTEIISMITKKTLGLTFVLSAAAFAFGQEKVGVTGTIVDKSNQPVPYASVTFSNKANKLFSDATLTDEKGQYTLELTPGNYDISVEAIDFKKSVINKQIAAAGNIGALSIEAEGSATNLKTQDIQGVTITVAQKPYKVELDKRTYDPSQDIVSKGGNLQDVLSNVPSVSVDTDGTVSMRGSSNVRFLINGKPSALLGIDDGANALQSIPADQIERIEVITNPSSKFEASGTAGILNIILKKSKKTGFNGSVIGTLGYLPQTNLNTNLSWRKGSLTWFLNGGGGYRESKNTNRNNATFFNAVLDNDRTFTDQESITDSKNNNYNASSGIVYDISDKTSINASATVRTFDSENLGTITYDYRFLNDPRSFATRTNTGSNNNLAFQGDFGVDHKFDDKGQNLSLSASLQSNRSYNNTSVDQTENGLFELQNSINQNTKNKTLVGKADYELPIGENSRLEAGYRLDINQNTYDNDVLERDDISSPFNFLNVYTYDAYYREIFNAGYLQFKSKIGKLGYQLGLRNEHSQIDIKYSNLDFNTKDIDSKKSYNNLFPSVFLSYEIAKDNQFLVNYSRRIDRPRSFFLIPNPSYTDNQNIFDGNIDLNPSYVDSYEFGYSISKGKFTINPTLYYRHTNDDVKMLVFPDEIGAFHTRPINLGTDDRFGLDLNFNWDATKWLKFLGNVDVFGYKTTGVFDDLSIVPEAMSFEGSGFSTRARLTSTFKIDKTFSFQLQGFYRGAQKTNSVDRKDMYALNFGASKTIWDGNGTVSFNIQDIFNTRAMESTAYGVNYVRDSYMQWQPRQFAVSLTYRFKQGEKIEQPKRKKDVNSNATGDEQQGPM from the coding sequence ATGAATCAGACGGAAATAATCAGCATGATTACGAAGAAAACCTTGGGGTTGACTTTTGTATTATCTGCAGCGGCTTTTGCCTTCGGACAGGAAAAAGTAGGTGTAACAGGAACTATTGTAGACAAAAGCAATCAGCCGGTGCCTTACGCATCAGTTACATTTAGCAATAAAGCGAATAAACTTTTCAGTGATGCTACACTGACCGACGAAAAAGGTCAATACACACTTGAATTAACTCCCGGAAATTATGATATTTCTGTTGAGGCAATCGATTTCAAGAAAAGTGTTATCAACAAACAGATTGCGGCAGCGGGAAATATCGGAGCTTTATCAATTGAAGCTGAAGGGTCTGCTACCAACCTTAAAACTCAAGATATTCAAGGGGTTACAATTACTGTAGCTCAAAAACCTTATAAAGTTGAGCTGGATAAAAGAACTTACGATCCATCTCAAGACATTGTAAGCAAAGGTGGTAACTTGCAAGATGTCTTATCAAACGTACCTTCAGTTTCTGTGGATACAGACGGAACGGTATCAATGAGAGGAAGTTCAAATGTAAGATTCTTAATCAACGGAAAACCTTCTGCTCTTCTTGGAATTGACGATGGTGCTAACGCTTTGCAAAGTATTCCTGCGGATCAGATCGAAAGAATTGAGGTAATTACCAACCCTTCTTCAAAATTTGAAGCAAGCGGAACAGCCGGTATTTTAAATATCATTTTAAAGAAATCTAAGAAAACAGGTTTCAATGGTAGTGTTATCGGAACTTTAGGATATTTACCTCAAACAAATTTAAACACTAACTTAAGCTGGAGAAAAGGAAGCCTTACATGGTTTTTGAATGGCGGCGGTGGTTATCGTGAATCTAAAAACACAAACAGAAATAACGCAACATTTTTTAATGCTGTCTTAGATAATGACAGAACTTTTACAGATCAGGAGTCTATTACAGACAGCAAAAATAACAATTACAATGCTTCGTCGGGTATAGTTTATGATATTTCAGATAAGACATCGATAAACGCTTCCGCAACTGTAAGAACATTTGACAGTGAAAATTTAGGTACGATCACTTATGATTACCGTTTTTTAAACGACCCTAGATCATTTGCGACAAGAACAAATACAGGATCCAATAATAATCTTGCTTTCCAAGGAGATTTTGGGGTTGACCATAAATTTGATGACAAAGGTCAAAACCTATCGCTATCTGCAAGTTTACAAAGTAACAGATCATATAATAATACCAGCGTAGACCAAACTGAAAATGGACTTTTTGAATTGCAGAATTCAATTAATCAAAATACAAAAAATAAAACTTTGGTAGGTAAAGCTGATTATGAATTACCAATTGGTGAAAACTCTAGACTTGAAGCTGGTTATCGTTTAGATATCAACCAAAACACTTATGATAATGATGTATTAGAAAGAGATGATATTAGTTCTCCTTTTAATTTTTTAAATGTTTATACTTATGATGCATATTATAGAGAAATTTTTAATGCAGGCTATCTACAGTTTAAAAGTAAAATAGGAAAGTTAGGATATCAATTAGGTCTTAGAAACGAACATTCTCAAATTGATATTAAGTACTCAAACTTAGATTTCAACACAAAGGACATTGACTCTAAAAAAAGTTATAATAATTTATTTCCATCAGTATTCTTAAGTTACGAAATTGCAAAAGACAATCAGTTTTTGGTAAATTATTCTAGAAGAATTGACAGACCAAGATCATTCTTTTTGATTCCAAATCCTAGTTATACTGATAATCAAAATATTTTTGACGGAAATATAGATTTAAATCCATCATACGTTGATTCTTATGAATTTGGATATAGCATATCTAAAGGTAAATTTACAATCAACCCTACTCTTTACTACAGGCATACTAATGATGATGTAAAAATGCTGGTTTTCCCTGACGAAATTGGTGCGTTTCATACAAGACCTATTAATTTAGGAACTGATGATCGCTTTGGTTTGGATTTAAACTTTAACTGGGATGCTACAAAATGGTTAAAATTCTTAGGAAACGTAGATGTATTTGGATATAAAACTACCGGAGTATTTGATGATTTATCTATTGTTCCTGAAGCTATGTCTTTTGAAGGAAGTGGTTTCTCTACTAGAGCCAGATTGACTTCTACCTTTAAGATTGATAAAACGTTTAGCTTTCAGTTACAAGGTTTCTACAGAGGAGCTCAAAAAACTAACAGTGTAGACAGAAAGGATATGTATGCGTTAAATTTTGGTGCATCAAAAACAATTTGGGACGGTAACGGAACAGTGAGTTTCAATATTCAAGATATTTTTAATACAAGAGCAATGGAATCTACGGCTTATGGAGTCAATTACGTAAGAGATTCTTACATGCAATGGCAACCAAGACAGTTTGCAGTATCATTGACTTACAGATTCAAGCAAGGTGAAAAAATCGAGCAACCGAAGAGAAAGAAAGATGTAAACTCTAATGCCACAGGAGACGAACAACAAGGTCCGATGTAA
- a CDS encoding phosphoenolpyruvate carboxylase, giving the protein MRHDQRAEKFRQIVENKFQIYNSLFMSLPYDKMTNIGMLLPFLYEESKEGYQAGKTPEQIVEEFFANHTDLQTEEQKLELLFKIIQYIERQVVLFDSIEDAAFPNLHSESDSGTVTNLFERSLQDHKLEKVREKLRDFTVKVVFTAHPTQFYPSSVQRILHDLRKSITDDSITNIDMLLQQLGKTPFVNKEKPTPIDEALSIIHYLRYVYYDTIGELFTKIKTTFGNGHFHLHEDLIQLGFWPGGDRDGNPFVTADVTKRVSEELRSAILKSYYGNLKDVRRRLSFRGVSEVLGQLSAELYTAIFRNERITAEDILKRLNEAEKILVEQHNSLFLDQLENFKDRVKIFGTHFATLDIRQDSRIHQQVIDDVYKAKFGESEVSNDEKFNQLIHVSEKIEADGFEDIVKDTLINVAQIKDIQFANGNRGMNRYIISNSDAVKDVMNVYAFFKITGYKDEEINMDIVPLFETMEGLENAESVMTELYKNPIYQKHLERRGNQQTIMLGFSDGTKDGGYLKANWEIYKAKEVLTKLSEENGIKVVFFDGRGGPPARGGGKTHDFYASQGKTIANNKIELTIQGQTITSIFGNKEQAKYNFEQLLTAGVENDVFKNSKKDLTEKERTLILELANISYKKYSDLKAHPMFVPYLQEMSTLEYYGKTNIGSRPSKRGGGNELKFEDLRAIPFVGSWSQLKQNVPGFFGFGFAMQQLKDEGRFDEVRELYRGSDFFKTLVLNSMMSMNKSYFPLTYYIKNNPKFGEFWNVLFSEYNLSKDIMLELTGFKMLQEEDPLSRKSVKIREKIVLPLLSIQQYALMKIQKGEGNKEAYEKLVTRSLFGNINASRNSA; this is encoded by the coding sequence ATGAGACACGACCAGCGCGCAGAAAAATTCAGGCAGATTGTAGAAAATAAATTTCAAATCTACAATTCATTATTTATGAGCCTGCCTTATGATAAAATGACAAACATCGGGATGCTCCTCCCGTTTTTATATGAAGAAAGCAAAGAAGGTTACCAGGCCGGGAAAACTCCTGAACAAATTGTAGAAGAATTCTTTGCCAATCATACCGATTTACAGACAGAAGAACAAAAACTCGAATTGTTGTTTAAAATCATTCAGTATATTGAGAGACAAGTTGTTTTGTTTGATAGTATTGAAGATGCAGCGTTTCCAAATTTACATTCTGAAAGTGACAGCGGAACAGTAACCAATCTTTTTGAGCGCTCATTACAAGATCATAAGCTGGAGAAAGTGCGTGAAAAGTTGCGAGATTTTACGGTGAAAGTAGTTTTTACCGCTCACCCGACTCAGTTTTATCCGAGTTCGGTGCAGAGAATTCTGCATGATTTAAGAAAATCAATCACCGACGATTCTATTACCAATATTGACATGCTTTTGCAGCAATTAGGGAAAACTCCATTCGTGAATAAAGAAAAGCCAACTCCGATTGATGAAGCTTTGAGCATCATTCATTATCTGAGGTATGTGTATTACGATACGATTGGCGAACTGTTTACCAAAATAAAAACTACTTTTGGCAATGGACATTTTCATTTGCATGAAGACTTGATTCAGCTTGGTTTCTGGCCGGGTGGCGACAGAGACGGAAATCCTTTTGTGACAGCAGATGTTACGAAAAGAGTTTCTGAAGAACTGCGTTCTGCCATTTTAAAATCTTATTACGGAAATTTAAAAGATGTCAGAAGAAGATTGAGCTTCAGAGGAGTTTCGGAAGTTTTGGGACAACTGAGTGCTGAATTGTACACTGCCATTTTTAGAAACGAAAGGATCACTGCAGAAGATATTCTTAAAAGATTAAATGAAGCAGAGAAAATATTAGTTGAACAACACAATTCGCTGTTTCTCGATCAGCTTGAAAATTTCAAAGACCGTGTGAAAATCTTCGGAACTCACTTCGCAACTTTAGATATAAGACAAGACAGCAGAATTCATCAGCAGGTGATTGATGATGTTTATAAAGCTAAATTTGGTGAATCTGAGGTTAGCAACGATGAGAAATTTAACCAATTAATTCATGTTTCAGAAAAAATAGAGGCTGATGGTTTCGAAGATATTGTAAAAGATACTCTAATTAATGTTGCTCAGATAAAAGATATACAGTTTGCCAACGGAAACCGTGGGATGAATAGATACATTATTTCAAATTCTGATGCGGTGAAAGATGTGATGAATGTGTATGCATTCTTCAAAATTACAGGCTACAAAGACGAAGAAATCAATATGGATATTGTTCCGCTTTTCGAAACCATGGAAGGTCTTGAGAATGCCGAAAGTGTAATGACCGAATTATATAAAAATCCAATCTATCAGAAACATCTTGAGAGAAGAGGAAACCAGCAGACGATTATGCTGGGGTTCTCAGACGGAACTAAAGATGGAGGTTATTTGAAAGCCAACTGGGAAATTTATAAAGCGAAAGAAGTTCTCACAAAACTTTCAGAAGAAAACGGAATTAAAGTAGTCTTTTTCGACGGTAGAGGAGGTCCACCAGCGAGAGGTGGCGGTAAGACTCACGATTTCTATGCTTCGCAAGGTAAAACGATTGCCAATAATAAGATTGAATTGACCATTCAGGGACAAACCATTACAAGTATTTTTGGAAATAAAGAGCAGGCGAAATATAATTTTGAACAGCTACTAACTGCCGGAGTTGAAAACGATGTATTTAAAAATTCTAAGAAAGATTTAACTGAAAAAGAAAGAACTTTAATTCTTGAGCTGGCCAATATCAGTTATAAAAAATATTCAGACTTAAAGGCGCACCCGATGTTCGTACCATATCTTCAGGAAATGAGTACGCTTGAATATTACGGAAAAACCAATATCGGAAGCCGACCATCAAAACGTGGTGGTGGAAACGAGTTGAAATTTGAAGATTTAAGAGCAATACCTTTTGTGGGATCGTGGTCGCAGTTGAAACAGAATGTTCCCGGTTTCTTCGGTTTTGGTTTTGCAATGCAGCAGTTGAAAGATGAAGGAAGATTTGATGAAGTAAGAGAGTTATATAGAGGTTCTGACTTCTTTAAAACTTTAGTTTTAAACTCGATGATGAGTATGAACAAATCTTATTTCCCATTGACTTATTATATTAAAAATAATCCTAAATTCGGCGAATTCTGGAATGTACTTTTCAGTGAATACAATCTTTCAAAAGATATTATGCTGGAATTGACTGGCTTTAAAATGCTTCAGGAAGAAGATCCGTTATCAAGAAAATCGGTTAAAATCCGTGAAAAAATTGTGCTTCCGTTGTTGAGCATTCAGCAGTATGCTTTAATGAAAATTCAGAAAGGTGAAGGTAATAAAGAAGCGTATGAAAAGCTTGTGACGAGATCGTTATTCGGGAATATTAATGCGAGTAGAAATTCGGCGTAA
- the galE gene encoding UDP-glucose 4-epimerase GalE, with translation MAILVTGGLGYIGSHTVVELINNNFEVVIVDDLSNSEKFILNNIEEITGKRPIFYPFDLKRKELLNQVFDAHNIEGCINFAAFKAVGESQQKPIDYYENNLFSLINVLQEFKERNISNFIFSSSCTVYGQADEMPIDENTPLKMPESVYGKTKQMGEEILKDFAQAYKSKICLLRYFNPIGAHPSSLLGELPIGVPNNLVPYVMQTAAGIREKLSVWGNDYPTEDGTAVRDYIYVVDLAKAHVAALKSLMNNNSEETVIDVYNLGTGKGSSVLEVVQAFESANDVAVPYQICDRREGDITIAYANADKAEKELNWKSETSLEEALKTVWEWQKYLESRKN, from the coding sequence ATGGCAATACTTGTAACAGGCGGACTTGGATATATCGGTTCTCACACCGTGGTAGAACTGATCAATAATAACTTTGAAGTTGTTATTGTGGATGACTTATCTAATTCGGAAAAATTTATTTTAAATAATATTGAGGAAATTACAGGTAAGCGACCTATTTTTTACCCTTTCGATTTAAAAAGAAAAGAACTTCTTAATCAGGTTTTTGATGCGCATAATATCGAAGGATGCATCAACTTTGCAGCTTTCAAAGCGGTAGGAGAGAGCCAGCAAAAGCCCATTGATTATTATGAAAATAATTTGTTTTCTTTAATCAATGTTCTCCAGGAATTTAAAGAAAGAAACATATCGAATTTTATTTTCAGTTCATCTTGTACCGTGTATGGGCAGGCAGATGAAATGCCAATCGACGAAAATACTCCGTTGAAAATGCCCGAAAGCGTTTATGGAAAGACTAAACAAATGGGCGAAGAAATCTTAAAAGATTTTGCTCAGGCTTATAAAAGTAAAATCTGTCTGTTGAGGTATTTTAATCCGATTGGAGCGCATCCGTCATCTTTGCTTGGAGAATTACCAATTGGCGTTCCGAATAATCTTGTGCCTTACGTGATGCAGACTGCTGCAGGAATCCGCGAGAAACTAAGCGTCTGGGGGAATGATTATCCTACAGAAGACGGGACGGCAGTTCGTGATTATATTTATGTAGTAGACTTGGCGAAAGCGCACGTTGCAGCTTTGAAAAGTTTAATGAATAATAATTCAGAAGAAACTGTAATCGATGTTTATAATCTGGGAACAGGAAAAGGTTCATCTGTTTTAGAGGTCGTGCAGGCTTTTGAATCTGCAAATGATGTTGCTGTGCCTTATCAGATTTGCGACAGGAGAGAAGGAGATATTACGATTGCTTATGCCAATGCTGATAAAGCTGAAAAAGAGCTCAACTGGAAATCTGAAACTTCTTTGGAAGAAGCATTAAAAACGGTATGGGAATGGCAGAAGTATTTAGAATCTAGAAAAAATTAA